From Candidatus Dormiibacterota bacterium, a single genomic window includes:
- the glyA gene encoding serine hydroxymethyltransferase: MLETQLKPALRAADPEVADLLEAELLRQEETLELIPSENLAPPAVLDAVGSWLTNKYAEGLPGKRYYGGCQVVDQIENLARDRATALFGADHANVQPHCGSSANMAVYAAALRVGDTVLGMALDQGGHLTHGSPANFSGRLYRFEGYTVSESTGRLDYDEVRARAVEVGPKMIVAGYSAYPRVLDFAAFADIAAEVGALLLVDMAHFAGLVAAGVHPSPVPHADFVTLTTHKTMRGPWGGMILCRAAHAEAVDKAVFPGVQGGPLNHAIAGKAVMLKLVGEPAFREYAAQVVTNARALAAALVARGMTLVTGGTDNHLMLLDLRPTGLKGRAVQAAFDEVGITVNANTFPFHGGSPFNPNGIRLGTPAVTSRGMREAEMDEIADLVATMLGGFDDAAVREGERERSLALCRRFPLGYRSAP, from the coding sequence TTGCTCGAGACCCAGCTGAAGCCCGCGCTGCGCGCCGCCGACCCGGAGGTGGCCGACCTCCTCGAGGCCGAGCTGCTCCGCCAGGAGGAGACCCTCGAGCTGATCCCCTCCGAGAACCTCGCGCCCCCGGCGGTGCTCGACGCGGTCGGCTCCTGGCTCACCAACAAGTACGCCGAGGGCCTGCCCGGCAAGCGCTACTACGGCGGCTGCCAGGTCGTCGACCAGATCGAGAACCTCGCCCGCGACCGGGCCACCGCCCTCTTCGGCGCCGACCATGCCAACGTCCAGCCGCACTGCGGCTCCAGCGCCAACATGGCGGTGTACGCCGCCGCCCTCAGGGTCGGCGACACCGTGCTGGGGATGGCGCTCGACCAGGGTGGCCACCTAACCCACGGCTCCCCGGCGAACTTCTCGGGCCGGCTCTACCGCTTCGAGGGCTACACGGTCTCGGAGAGCACCGGCCGGCTCGACTACGACGAGGTCCGTGCCCGCGCCGTCGAGGTGGGGCCGAAGATGATCGTCGCCGGCTACAGCGCCTACCCCCGGGTGCTCGACTTCGCGGCCTTCGCCGACATCGCCGCCGAGGTGGGGGCGCTGCTGCTCGTCGACATGGCCCACTTCGCCGGGCTGGTCGCCGCCGGGGTCCATCCGAGCCCGGTGCCCCACGCCGACTTCGTCACCCTCACCACCCACAAGACCATGCGCGGACCCTGGGGGGGGATGATCCTCTGCCGCGCCGCCCATGCCGAGGCGGTCGACAAGGCGGTCTTCCCGGGGGTGCAGGGCGGCCCGCTCAACCACGCGATCGCGGGCAAGGCGGTGATGCTGAAGCTGGTCGGCGAGCCCGCCTTCCGCGAGTACGCCGCCCAGGTGGTGACCAACGCCCGGGCGCTCGCCGCCGCGCTGGTGGCGCGGGGCATGACCCTGGTCACCGGCGGCACCGACAACCACCTCATGCTCCTCGACCTGCGGCCGACCGGGCTCAAGGGACGCGCGGTGCAGGCGGCCTTCGACGAGGTCGGCATCACCGTCAACGCCAACACCTTCCCCTTCCACGGGGGCAGCCCCTTCAACCCCAACGGCATCCGCCTGGGCACCCCCGCGGTGACCTCCCGGGGGATGCGCGAGGCCGAGATGGACGAGATCGCCGACCTGGTCGCCACCATGCTCGGGGGCTTCGACGACGCCGCGGTGCGCGAGGGGGAGCGCGAGCGCAGCCTCGCGCTCTGCCGGCGCTTCCCGCTCGGCTACCGGTCGGCGCCGTGA
- a CDS encoding L-threonylcarbamoyladenylate synthase has product MSALEPLVAALDAGGVVGVPTDTVYGIACRPDDAAALARVYAVKRRPPEMAVGLLAASAGQLEPLVEMPATARRLAAAFWPGGLSLVLAAIAGGGLAVPCPGGTLMVRVPGHPLLRELLRRTGPLAVTSANRHGEPACTTAAEVAERLAGELDALLDGGPGDGRGSTIIDLTEDPPRVLRTGPVSFDQLRPHLGG; this is encoded by the coding sequence ATGAGCGCGCTCGAGCCGCTGGTCGCGGCGCTCGACGCCGGCGGCGTGGTCGGGGTGCCCACCGACACCGTGTACGGCATCGCCTGCCGGCCCGACGACGCCGCCGCCCTGGCGCGGGTCTACGCGGTGAAGCGGCGGCCGCCGGAGATGGCGGTCGGGCTGCTCGCCGCCTCCGCCGGGCAGCTCGAGCCGCTGGTGGAGATGCCGGCGACGGCCCGGCGCCTCGCCGCCGCCTTCTGGCCCGGGGGGCTCTCCCTGGTGCTCGCGGCCATCGCCGGCGGCGGGCTCGCCGTGCCCTGCCCGGGCGGCACCCTGATGGTCCGGGTGCCCGGCCATCCGCTGCTCCGCGAGCTGCTCCGCCGCACCGGTCCGCTCGCGGTCACCAGCGCCAACCGCCACGGCGAACCGGCCTGCACCACGGCCGCCGAGGTGGCCGAACGCCTCGCCGGCGAGCTCGACGCGCTCCTCGACGGCGGTCCCGGAGACGGGAGGGGGTCCACTATCATCGACCTCACCGAGGATCCCCCGCGCGTGCTGCGGACCGGGCCGGTCTCCTTCGACCAGCTGCGGCCGCATCTCGGGGGCTGA
- the prmC gene encoding peptide chain release factor N(5)-glutamine methyltransferase: MPAPTLVEVVRLSTRFLSERGSESPRLDAELLAAHSLGLRRLDLYLQYDRPLGEEELEPMRALLRRRAAGEPVAYLVGEREFYGRRFRVTSDVLIPRPETETLVERALRWCRATAGGAGEGLRLADAGTGSGCIACTLAAELPGCTVVAGDVSAAAVAVARDNAARLGVEERVTVVEGSWEAALEGHAPYDALLSNPPYISSAEMDGLMRDVRDHEPRLALEAGADGLDAYRVLLRGCLPLVRPGGYLALEIDPRRREAVVGLVEEGRPGGEVAVVDDLAGRPRVVEARLG, translated from the coding sequence GTGCCCGCTCCCACCCTGGTCGAGGTCGTCCGGCTCAGCACCCGCTTCCTCTCCGAGCGGGGCAGCGAGAGCCCCCGGCTCGACGCCGAGCTGCTCGCCGCCCACAGCCTGGGGCTGCGCCGCCTCGACCTGTACCTGCAGTACGACCGGCCCCTCGGCGAGGAGGAGCTGGAGCCGATGCGGGCGCTGCTCCGCCGCCGCGCCGCCGGCGAGCCGGTCGCGTACCTGGTCGGGGAGCGCGAGTTCTACGGCCGCCGGTTCCGGGTCACCTCCGATGTGCTGATCCCCCGGCCGGAGACCGAGACCCTGGTGGAGCGGGCGCTGCGCTGGTGCCGGGCCACCGCGGGCGGGGCGGGGGAGGGGCTGCGCCTCGCCGACGCCGGCACCGGCAGCGGCTGCATCGCGTGCACCCTCGCCGCCGAGCTGCCCGGCTGCACGGTGGTGGCCGGCGACGTCTCCGCCGCGGCGGTGGCGGTGGCCCGGGACAACGCCGCCCGGCTGGGGGTGGAGGAGCGGGTGACCGTGGTCGAGGGGTCGTGGGAGGCGGCGCTCGAGGGCCACGCCCCCTACGACGCCCTGCTCAGCAACCCGCCCTACATCAGCTCGGCGGAGATGGACGGGCTGATGCGCGACGTCCGCGACCACGAGCCCCGGCTCGCCCTCGAGGCGGGGGCGGACGGGCTCGACGCCTACCGGGTGCTGCTCCGCGGCTGCCTGCCGCTGGTGCGGCCGGGCGGATACCTCGCCCTGGAGATCGACCCCCGCCGCCGCGAGGCCGTGGTGGGGCTGGTGGAGGAGGGCCGCCCCGGCGGCGAGGTGGCGGTGGTCGACGACCTCGCCGGCCGCCCCCGGGTGGTGGAGGCGCGGCTGGGATGA
- the prfA gene encoding peptide chain release factor 1, whose product MEGRLRALEERYQELERELSAPDAYQDVERVQKLSQEQARLREVVETGRTWRRAEEAAAEAEDMRRHESDPEMVALAEEELRVQRDREEAAHERLRGLLLPTDPNDERDVVVEIRAGTGGDEAALFAGDLLRMYLRYAEGRRWPVEILDSNQSGKGFKEVVFEVHGAGAYSRLKYESGVHRVQRVPETESQGRIHTSAASVVVLPEADDVDVQVDENDLKIDVYRSTGHGGQSVNTTDSAVRITHLPSGLVVTCQDEKSQLKNRNKAMRVLRARLYDLAQAERQREMSETRRGMVGSGDRSEKVRTYNYPQSRITDHRIELTVHQLPKVLDGDLDVLIEPLMQAEQARRLLEEAPAG is encoded by the coding sequence ATCGAGGGACGCCTCCGCGCTCTCGAGGAGCGCTACCAGGAGCTGGAGCGCGAGCTGAGCGCACCCGACGCCTACCAGGACGTCGAGCGGGTGCAGAAGCTCTCCCAGGAGCAGGCGCGGCTGCGCGAGGTGGTCGAGACCGGCCGCACCTGGCGCCGCGCCGAGGAGGCCGCCGCCGAGGCCGAGGACATGCGCCGGCACGAGAGCGACCCGGAGATGGTGGCCCTCGCCGAGGAGGAGCTTCGCGTCCAGCGCGACCGCGAGGAGGCCGCCCACGAGCGGCTGCGCGGGCTGCTGCTGCCCACCGACCCCAACGACGAGCGCGACGTGGTGGTGGAGATCCGCGCCGGCACCGGGGGGGACGAGGCGGCGCTCTTCGCCGGCGATCTGCTCCGCATGTACCTCCGCTACGCCGAGGGCCGCCGCTGGCCGGTGGAGATCCTCGACTCCAACCAGTCCGGGAAGGGCTTCAAGGAGGTGGTCTTCGAGGTGCACGGCGCCGGCGCCTACTCCAGGCTCAAGTACGAGTCCGGGGTGCACCGGGTCCAGCGCGTTCCCGAGACCGAGTCCCAGGGGCGCATCCACACCTCGGCGGCGAGTGTGGTGGTGCTCCCCGAGGCCGACGACGTCGACGTCCAGGTTGACGAGAACGACCTCAAGATCGACGTGTACCGCAGCACCGGCCACGGCGGTCAGAGCGTCAACACCACCGACTCCGCGGTGCGCATCACCCATCTCCCCAGCGGGCTGGTGGTCACCTGCCAGGACGAGAAGTCGCAGCTGAAGAACCGGAACAAGGCGATGCGGGTGCTGCGGGCGCGGCTCTACGACCTCGCCCAGGCGGAGCGGCAGCGCGAGATGAGCGAGACCCGCCGCGGCATGGTGGGCAGCGGCGATCGCAGCGAGAAGGTGCGGACCTACAACTACCCTCAGTCTCGGATCACCGACCACCGCATCGAGCTCACCGTCCACCAGCTGCCGAAGGTGCTCGACGGCGATCTGGACGTCCTGATCGAACCGCTGATGCAGGCCGAGCAGGCCCGTCGCCTGCTCGAGGAGGCCCCCGCAGGGTAA
- a CDS encoding DUF1385 domain-containing protein produces the protein MAAEPDQFFYGGQAVIEGVLMRGRKHFAVAARRRDGTIVSIAEPLTSRVYTSRLWALPFLRGIAGLIEMLHLGMRALTWSANVQAEADDIQLSPRVMRATMGVSVLVGLLLFVGLPLGLAGLIHHGDRSVGFVVIEGIARAGVLLGYLGLIAQVPSVRRVFEYHGAEHKTINCYEAGDPIDVEHVRRASRLHPRCGTGFLVVVALVSIVVFAPFGGLPVPLLVLSRVILIPVVAAIAYEGIRGLARVRRTPPGRLALIPILATQRLTTREPDDAQIEVAIEALALARAGDVGVSGTPLTLAS, from the coding sequence ATGGCCGCCGAGCCCGACCAGTTCTTCTACGGCGGCCAGGCCGTCATCGAGGGCGTGCTGATGCGCGGCCGCAAGCACTTTGCGGTCGCCGCACGCCGCCGTGACGGCACCATCGTCAGCATCGCCGAGCCGCTGACCTCGCGGGTCTACACCAGCAGGCTCTGGGCGCTGCCCTTCCTCCGCGGCATCGCCGGCCTGATCGAGATGCTCCACCTGGGGATGCGGGCGCTGACCTGGTCGGCGAACGTCCAGGCGGAGGCGGACGACATCCAGCTCTCCCCGCGGGTGATGCGCGCCACCATGGGCGTGTCGGTCCTGGTGGGCCTGCTGCTCTTCGTCGGCCTCCCCCTCGGCCTCGCCGGGCTGATCCACCACGGCGACCGCAGCGTCGGCTTCGTCGTCATCGAGGGCATCGCTCGCGCCGGGGTGCTGCTGGGCTACCTCGGGCTCATCGCCCAGGTTCCGAGCGTGCGCAGGGTCTTCGAGTACCACGGCGCCGAGCACAAGACGATCAACTGCTACGAGGCGGGCGATCCGATCGACGTCGAGCACGTCCGCCGGGCGAGCCGCCTGCACCCCCGCTGCGGCACCGGCTTCCTGGTGGTGGTGGCGCTGGTCAGCATCGTCGTCTTCGCCCCCTTCGGCGGCCTTCCGGTGCCGCTGCTGGTGCTGAGCCGGGTGATCCTGATCCCGGTGGTGGCGGCGATCGCCTACGAGGGCATCCGCGGCCTCGCCAGGGTGCGGCGCACGCCTCCGGGACGGCTCGCGCTCATCCCCATCCTCGCCACCCAGCGGCTCACCACCCGCGAGCCCGACGACGCCCAGATCGAGGTGGCCATCGAGGCCCTCGCGCTGGCGCGGGCCGGGGACGTCGGGGTCTCGGGGACACCGCTGACGCTGGCCTCGTAA
- the rpmE gene encoding 50S ribosomal protein L31, producing the protein MKAAIHPEYHADAVVRCLCGNTFTTGSTHTELKTEVCSVCHPFFTGTQRIIDTGGQVERFRRRAEKAAAAAAAAAAKS; encoded by the coding sequence ATGAAGGCGGCCATCCACCCCGAATACCACGCTGACGCGGTGGTGCGCTGCCTCTGTGGCAACACCTTCACCACCGGGTCGACGCACACCGAGCTGAAGACCGAGGTCTGCTCGGTCTGCCATCCGTTCTTCACCGGCACCCAGCGCATCATCGACACCGGCGGTCAGGTCGAGCGCTTCCGCCGCCGGGCCGAGAAGGCCGCCGCGGCCGCCGCCGCGGCCGCCGCGAAGAGCTGA
- a CDS encoding radical SAM protein, with protein MLVRACVAGPDGQLTTVDARPAGRSGGRLVALDPAGLIPLPEAATLAHLPGRRALGLDRQGREVVLDGLAVAAVLPVGHLRTLLPASRPEPTVPRLPLFGYTAVAEHRGRLMVAAARTDDLDWWEPERFRRGDLGAAVAAARDALPGNRVVEQLAVCALEHNCYTAQNTFHRRYEGALPASPACNADCLGCISLQPDPVPTPQPRMRYAPTSDELADLAGYHLGGTGARIVSFGQGCEGEPLTRAAALEGATRRIRAEHPMATIHVNTNGSSPAALRRLIAAGCDSVRISAISFTGAVFRAYYRPTGYGLDDVVECGRVMREVGGQVCLNLLTFPGITDAPEELERTVAACREMGVEQVQWRSLNVDHDWLLEVLPATSPGVGMLEALDHLRRELPGVAHGNFTRPRAAGGVSATIP; from the coding sequence GTGCTCGTGCGTGCTTGCGTCGCCGGTCCGGACGGTCAGCTGACCACCGTCGACGCCCGTCCGGCGGGGCGTTCGGGGGGGCGCCTGGTGGCCCTCGACCCCGCCGGGCTCATCCCGCTGCCGGAGGCGGCGACCCTCGCCCACCTCCCCGGCCGCCGCGCCCTCGGGCTCGACCGCCAGGGGCGGGAGGTGGTCCTCGACGGCCTCGCCGTCGCCGCCGTCCTCCCCGTCGGCCATCTCCGCACCCTGCTGCCCGCCTCCCGCCCCGAGCCGACGGTGCCCCGGCTGCCCCTGTTCGGCTACACCGCAGTCGCCGAGCACCGCGGCAGGCTGATGGTGGCGGCGGCGCGCACCGACGACCTCGACTGGTGGGAGCCGGAGCGCTTCCGCCGCGGCGACCTCGGCGCCGCGGTGGCCGCCGCCCGCGACGCGCTCCCCGGCAACCGGGTGGTCGAGCAGCTCGCCGTCTGCGCCCTCGAGCACAACTGCTACACCGCCCAGAACACCTTCCACCGCCGCTACGAGGGGGCGCTGCCCGCGTCTCCCGCCTGCAACGCCGACTGTCTCGGCTGCATCTCCCTCCAGCCCGACCCGGTGCCCACCCCGCAGCCGCGGATGCGCTACGCGCCCACCTCCGACGAGCTCGCCGACCTGGCCGGGTACCACCTCGGTGGAACCGGCGCCCGGATCGTCTCCTTCGGCCAGGGTTGCGAGGGCGAGCCGCTCACCCGTGCCGCCGCCCTCGAGGGGGCCACCCGCCGGATCCGCGCCGAGCACCCCATGGCCACCATCCACGTCAACACCAACGGCAGCAGCCCGGCGGCGCTGCGCCGGCTGATCGCGGCGGGCTGCGACTCGGTGCGGATCAGCGCGATCTCGTTCACCGGCGCCGTCTTCCGCGCCTACTACCGGCCCACCGGCTACGGGTTGGACGACGTCGTGGAGTGCGGCCGGGTGATGCGGGAGGTGGGCGGCCAGGTGTGCCTCAACCTGCTCACCTTCCCGGGGATCACCGACGCCCCCGAGGAGCTCGAGCGCACCGTCGCCGCCTGCCGCGAGATGGGCGTCGAGCAGGTCCAGTGGCGCAGCCTCAACGTCGACCACGACTGGCTGCTCGAGGTGCTCCCCGCCACCTCGCCGGGGGTGGGGATGCTCGAGGCCCTCGACCACCTCCGCCGCGAGCTCCCCGGCGTCGCCCACGGCAACTTCACCCGCCCCAGGGCTGCCGGCGGCGTCTCCGCCACGATCCCCTGA
- a CDS encoding prolyl oligopeptidase family serine peptidase yields MRLTIPRPSRRLLVPALLVAAAAGLVSGGSPAVSLGPVGTPAHRAAAATHPGGGVAAAAPSRPAVLTIASLRTMHRTAGSLVALGAPQPAPGYTLQRISYRSQGLRVTATLVVPTTPGRHRLVIALHGLATARTYRIGADALPLAIPLAKHGVLVGVPDYRGLGGGDPDPRTAALPLADAIDALNLLDLLRHDPRVDPAHVGLIAHSLGGNIAEIMLAVQPGIRTAVLYAPSESEYSALYLRRPSFFVGRPGLHAPSQDAALYRAMSPGSNFGTLHCTVLLEHGTADRVVPVRASEVTSRELSAAGATVQLRLIPGAGHDLDRPVWTGPLADGTAFLLTAL; encoded by the coding sequence ATGCGGCTGACGATCCCCCGTCCCTCCCGGCGGCTGCTGGTGCCCGCCCTCCTGGTGGCGGCTGCCGCCGGCCTGGTCTCGGGCGGCTCGCCGGCGGTCAGCCTCGGCCCGGTGGGCACCCCGGCGCACCGGGCCGCGGCGGCCACCCACCCGGGCGGCGGGGTCGCGGCCGCCGCGCCGTCCCGCCCCGCGGTGCTGACCATCGCCTCGCTGCGCACCATGCACCGGACCGCCGGATCGCTGGTCGCCCTGGGCGCGCCGCAGCCGGCGCCGGGATACACCCTGCAGCGGATCAGCTACCGCAGCCAGGGCCTGCGGGTCACCGCCACCCTGGTGGTGCCCACCACCCCGGGACGCCACCGGCTGGTCATCGCCCTCCACGGGCTCGCCACCGCGCGGACCTACCGGATCGGCGCCGACGCCCTCCCCCTGGCGATCCCGCTGGCGAAGCACGGCGTGCTCGTGGGCGTTCCCGACTACCGCGGGCTCGGCGGCGGCGATCCCGACCCGCGCACCGCGGCGCTGCCGCTCGCCGACGCGATCGACGCCCTCAACCTCCTCGACCTGCTCCGCCACGACCCCCGGGTCGACCCCGCCCACGTCGGGCTGATCGCGCACAGCCTCGGCGGCAACATCGCCGAGATCATGCTCGCGGTCCAGCCCGGCATCCGCACCGCGGTCCTCTACGCGCCGAGCGAGAGCGAGTACTCCGCCCTCTACCTGCGCCGGCCCAGCTTCTTCGTCGGGCGGCCCGGCCTCCACGCCCCCTCCCAGGACGCCGCCCTCTACCGGGCGATGTCCCCGGGCTCCAACTTCGGCACCCTCCACTGCACCGTGCTCCTCGAGCACGGCACCGCCGACCGGGTGGTGCCGGTCCGGGCCAGCGAGGTGACCAGCCGCGAGCTCAGCGCCGCCGGCGCCACCGTCCAGCTGCGATTGATCCCGGGCGCCGGCCACGACCTCGACCGGCCGGTGTGGACGGGCCCGCTCGCCGACGGCACCGCCTTCCTCCTCACCGCGCTCTGA
- a CDS encoding acyltransferase, whose amino-acid sequence MTVIERPAVRRTAAPEARPGGRLTGADLLRAVAMLSVIAVHAVAWMATADAPAAAFYGTLDRLLRFGVPVFVFLTGYVLVHRYRNRAIDRRRFARGRTRRVIVPFVCWAAVYLACAFVVTPLHDQIHSPADLGGMLWSGTVAGHLYFLPVALQFYLLFALLPRSRRAVAVLCAVAIPLQLVLTGLRATGRLPEGGVLGDLDGEHAQWLSVWWLGYYALGAAAAAWHEPLERALRRHRRAALAAPLVAAPPVLLDLFWSGAQGYDEILRPSIMLLTVAVLAAGLAAGQGLARRGRRRTQLVEMLAQRSLGVYLLHPLLLTLTGRALQLDASPLRMDGDLAHSIAAYLVLVFGTLAASLLAVGVLCRVPGGWLLAGRVEGRGAPGEAGRARSLPRGAVPVPVRTR is encoded by the coding sequence ATGACGGTGATCGAGCGGCCTGCGGTCCGCCGGACGGCGGCTCCGGAGGCCCGGCCGGGTGGCCGCCTCACCGGAGCCGACCTGCTGCGAGCGGTGGCCATGCTCAGCGTGATCGCCGTCCACGCGGTCGCCTGGATGGCGACGGCGGACGCCCCGGCGGCGGCCTTCTACGGCACCCTCGACCGGCTGCTCCGCTTCGGCGTCCCCGTCTTCGTCTTCCTCACCGGCTACGTCCTGGTCCACCGCTATCGCAACCGCGCCATCGACCGCCGCCGCTTCGCCCGGGGGCGGACCCGGCGGGTGATCGTGCCCTTCGTCTGCTGGGCGGCGGTCTACCTCGCCTGCGCCTTCGTCGTCACCCCGCTGCACGACCAGATCCACTCCCCGGCCGACCTCGGCGGCATGCTCTGGAGCGGCACCGTCGCCGGCCACCTCTACTTCCTGCCGGTCGCCCTGCAGTTCTACCTGCTCTTCGCGCTGCTCCCCCGGAGCCGCCGCGCCGTTGCCGTGCTCTGCGCGGTGGCGATCCCGCTCCAGCTGGTGCTGACCGGGCTGCGGGCCACCGGCCGGCTGCCCGAGGGTGGGGTGCTCGGCGACCTCGACGGCGAGCACGCCCAGTGGCTCTCCGTCTGGTGGCTCGGCTACTACGCCCTCGGCGCCGCCGCCGCGGCCTGGCACGAGCCCCTGGAGCGGGCGCTCCGCCGGCATCGGCGCGCCGCCCTCGCCGCCCCCCTGGTGGCCGCGCCCCCGGTGCTCCTCGACCTGTTCTGGTCCGGCGCCCAGGGCTACGACGAGATCCTCCGGCCGTCGATCATGCTGCTCACCGTCGCGGTGCTCGCCGCCGGGCTCGCCGCCGGTCAGGGCCTGGCCCGCCGCGGCCGCCGCCGCACCCAGCTGGTCGAGATGCTCGCCCAGCGCTCCCTCGGCGTCTACCTGCTCCACCCGCTGCTGCTCACCCTCACCGGCCGCGCCCTCCAGCTCGACGCCTCGCCGCTGCGGATGGACGGCGACCTCGCCCACAGCATCGCCGCCTACCTGGTGCTGGTGTTCGGCACCCTCGCCGCCAGCCTCCTCGCCGTCGGCGTGCTCTGCCGGGTGCCCGGCGGCTGGCTGCTCGCCGGACGCGTCGAGGGCCGCGGCGCCCCCGGCGAGGCCGGCCGGGCGCGCTCGCTGCCGCGCGGCGCGGTGCCGGTGCCCGTCCGCACCCGCTAA
- a CDS encoding class I SAM-dependent methyltransferase, with protein sequence MAAASRRRAVVRSLRSVLSEAARGRPVIRRSMERIARELQEATRGDDGVDRGLVAVAERTAPPEQPRSALNRLCHPDAWDDPTWLMYNRALGMPQGEHRFHRKAFEWTQCVYGLEQLGILGPDTRALGVAAGHECVLYYLANRCAEVIATDLYAGDFAGGIAAEAAGDFLTRPSRYAPFPYREAALRPMAADALDLPFEDASFDVVYSLSSIEHFGGHDASARGMREMARVLRPGGVLCVATEWILAGGDDAEFFTAEALRRYVVDTPGLALIGPLDDRPPPRALIDDPIWSDGDRERTPHIVLGRGSLRWTSVVLFLRREG encoded by the coding sequence ATGGCGGCAGCCTCCCGACGCCGGGCGGTGGTGCGGAGCCTCCGCTCCGTCCTCTCCGAGGCTGCGCGCGGCCGCCCGGTGATCCGCAGGTCGATGGAGCGCATCGCCCGGGAGCTCCAGGAGGCGACCCGCGGGGACGACGGCGTCGACCGCGGCCTGGTCGCGGTCGCCGAGCGGACCGCGCCGCCGGAGCAGCCGCGGAGCGCGCTCAACCGGCTCTGCCATCCGGACGCGTGGGACGACCCCACCTGGCTCATGTACAACCGCGCGCTGGGGATGCCCCAGGGCGAGCACCGCTTCCACCGCAAGGCGTTCGAGTGGACGCAGTGCGTCTACGGCCTGGAGCAGCTCGGCATCCTCGGACCGGACACCCGGGCGCTCGGCGTCGCGGCCGGGCACGAGTGCGTCCTCTACTACCTGGCGAACCGGTGCGCCGAGGTGATCGCGACCGACCTCTATGCGGGCGACTTCGCCGGGGGCATCGCCGCCGAGGCCGCCGGCGACTTCCTCACCCGCCCCTCGCGGTACGCGCCCTTCCCGTACCGCGAGGCCGCGCTCCGCCCGATGGCCGCGGACGCGCTCGACCTCCCCTTCGAGGACGCCTCCTTCGACGTCGTCTACTCGCTCAGCAGCATCGAGCACTTCGGCGGTCACGACGCCTCGGCCCGGGGGATGCGCGAGATGGCCCGAGTGCTCCGCCCGGGCGGAGTGCTCTGCGTGGCCACGGAGTGGATCCTGGCGGGCGGCGACGACGCCGAGTTCTTCACCGCGGAGGCGCTGCGGAGGTACGTCGTCGACACCCCGGGGCTGGCGCTCATCGGTCCGCTCGACGACCGGCCGCCTCCGCGTGCCCTGATCGACGACCCGATCTGGAGCGACGGCGACCGGGAGCGGACCCCGCACATCGTGCTCGGCCGCGGCTCGCTGCGCTGGACCAGCGTGGTCCTGTTCCTCCGGAGGGAGGGTTAG
- a CDS encoding fructose-bisphosphatase class II family protein: MTSVSRVAASRSRAGQARDRNHALELLRATESAALSVGRWLGRGDKTGTREAAQVAMAEALASMPFDGHIVLGTDEPSGTLAAGRRIGSGRERIDLAVVPVDGVSLVSRGLTQALSIAAAAEPGGIAAPPPVAYMHKIAVGPAARGSVDIADTPENNLRRVAFAMDVHVRDLTVCMLDRPRHLALLERVREMGARVALISDGDIGAAMMAAVPGSGVDVMLGAGGTREAVLAACALKCLGGELQCRPWVRHEEEAVAVRAAGFDPEAPMSMDALVPGSGVAVAVTGVTGGGLLRGVLYHNWWAETHSMVMRARSGTLREIATKHHVALRPEEGRRLR, translated from the coding sequence ATGACCAGCGTCTCCCGGGTTGCCGCCTCACGCTCCCGCGCCGGCCAGGCTCGGGACCGGAACCACGCCCTCGAGCTGCTCCGAGCCACCGAGTCGGCGGCGCTCTCGGTGGGCCGCTGGCTGGGCCGCGGCGACAAGACCGGCACCCGCGAGGCCGCCCAGGTGGCGATGGCCGAGGCGCTGGCGAGCATGCCCTTCGACGGCCACATCGTGCTCGGGACCGACGAGCCCTCGGGCACCCTCGCCGCCGGCCGCCGGATCGGCTCCGGGCGTGAGCGCATCGACCTCGCGGTCGTGCCCGTCGACGGCGTCAGCCTGGTCTCGCGCGGTCTCACCCAGGCGCTGAGCATCGCCGCCGCCGCCGAGCCGGGAGGCATCGCCGCACCGCCGCCGGTCGCCTACATGCACAAGATCGCGGTGGGTCCGGCGGCCCGCGGCTCGGTCGACATCGCCGACACCCCGGAGAACAACCTCCGCAGGGTGGCCTTCGCGATGGACGTCCACGTCCGCGACCTCACCGTCTGCATGCTCGACCGGCCCCGCCACCTCGCCCTGCTCGAGCGGGTCCGCGAGATGGGCGCACGGGTGGCCCTGATCAGCGACGGTGACATCGGCGCGGCGATGATGGCGGCGGTGCCGGGCAGCGGCGTCGACGTCATGCTCGGCGCCGGCGGCACCCGCGAGGCGGTGCTCGCCGCCTGCGCGCTGAAGTGCCTCGGCGGCGAGCTGCAGTGCCGCCCCTGGGTGCGCCACGAGGAGGAGGCGGTGGCGGTGCGCGCCGCCGGCTTCGACCCGGAGGCGCCGATGAGCATGGACGCGCTGGTACCCGGCAGCGGCGTCGCCGTGGCCGTCACCGGCGTCACCGGCGGGGGCCTGCTCCGCGGCGTGCTGTACCACAACTGGTGGGCCGAGACCCACAGCATGGTGATGCGGGCGCGCAGCGGCACCCTCCGCGAGATCGCCACCAAGCACCACGTCGCCCTCCGCCCCGAGGAGGGCCGGCGGCTCCGCTAG